In Paraburkholderia bryophila, a single genomic region encodes these proteins:
- a CDS encoding MFS transporter: protein MSAPPTAAVHEKPAAVVETDLPSRLDRLPWGRFHSLIVVALGVTWLLDGLEVTLAGAVASALKSSPSLHFSNADVGLAGSAYIAGAVLGALGFGWLTDRLGRRKLFFITLALYLAATAATALSWNLASFLLFRFLTGAGIGGEYTAINSTIQEFTPARVRGWTDLGINGTFWVGAGLGAAGSLVLLDPHLLPADWGWRACFFIGAVLALAILPMRIWVPESPRWLLTHGDEPDARSIVEGIEARFRHEGHELADHDLTRLKLRARDHTPLREVFHTLFNVHRRRALVGLSLMTAQAFFYNAIFFTYALVLTDFYQVPGDHIGWYLLPFALGNFLGPLLLGRLFDVIGRRKMIAATYGLSAILLTISGYLFEQHLLTVVTQTIAWMVIFFFASAAASSAYLTVSESFPLEIRALAIAVFYACGTALGGIAGPAFFGRLIDTHQRSEVFSGYLVGSALMLAAAVIAAIWGVDAERKSLESIAAPLSSVVDEQDDWNNAE from the coding sequence ATGAGCGCGCCGCCTACCGCTGCTGTCCACGAAAAACCCGCCGCCGTCGTCGAGACGGATTTGCCGTCGCGGCTCGACCGCTTGCCGTGGGGACGTTTTCATTCGCTGATCGTCGTCGCGCTAGGCGTGACGTGGCTGCTCGACGGATTGGAGGTAACGCTGGCAGGCGCGGTGGCGAGTGCGTTGAAGTCGAGTCCGTCGTTGCACTTTTCCAACGCTGACGTGGGGCTGGCCGGCAGCGCCTATATCGCCGGCGCGGTGCTCGGCGCGCTTGGCTTCGGCTGGCTGACCGACCGGCTCGGCCGTCGCAAGTTGTTTTTCATCACGTTGGCGCTGTATCTGGCGGCCACGGCCGCGACCGCGCTGTCGTGGAATCTGGCCAGTTTTCTGCTGTTTCGTTTTCTCACCGGCGCCGGGATTGGCGGCGAATATACGGCGATCAATTCGACGATCCAGGAATTCACGCCGGCCCGCGTGCGCGGCTGGACCGATCTCGGCATCAACGGCACGTTCTGGGTGGGCGCGGGGCTCGGCGCGGCCGGCTCGCTGGTGCTGCTCGATCCGCATCTGCTGCCGGCGGACTGGGGTTGGCGCGCGTGCTTCTTTATCGGCGCGGTGTTGGCGCTGGCCATTTTGCCGATGCGCATCTGGGTGCCCGAAAGTCCGCGCTGGCTGCTGACGCACGGCGACGAGCCCGACGCACGCTCGATCGTCGAAGGCATCGAAGCGCGCTTTCGCCACGAGGGGCATGAGCTCGCCGACCACGATCTGACGCGCCTGAAGCTGCGAGCGCGGGACCACACGCCACTGCGCGAGGTATTCCATACCCTCTTCAACGTCCACCGACGGCGGGCGCTGGTCGGCCTCTCCTTGATGACCGCGCAGGCGTTCTTCTACAACGCGATCTTCTTCACCTACGCGCTGGTGCTCACCGATTTCTATCAGGTGCCGGGCGACCACATCGGCTGGTATCTGCTGCCCTTCGCACTCGGCAACTTCCTCGGGCCGCTGCTCCTCGGCCGCCTGTTCGACGTGATCGGACGACGCAAGATGATCGCCGCGACTTACGGCCTGTCCGCGATCCTGCTGACGATCAGCGGCTATCTGTTCGAGCAGCATCTGCTAACCGTCGTCACGCAGACGATCGCGTGGATGGTGATTTTCTTCTTCGCGTCGGCGGCGGCGAGTTCGGCTTATCTAACGGTCAGCGAATCGTTTCCGCTTGAAATCCGGGCGCTGGCCATCGCCGTGTTTTACGCCTGCGGCACGGCGCTGGGCGGTATCGCGGGGCCGGCGTTCTTCGGCCGCCTGATCGATACGCATCAGCGTAGCGAAGTGTTCTCGGGCTATCTGGTGGGCTCGGCGCTGATGCTTGCGGCCGCGGTGATTGCTGCGATCTGGGGCGTGGACGCCGAGCGCAAGTCGCTCGAGAGCATTGCCGCGCCGCTATCGAGCGTGGTTGACGAGCAGGACGATTGGAACAACGCGGAATGA
- a CDS encoding Hsp70 family protein, translating to MNYCAIDFGTSNSAVAVPDGGALRLAPVEGAYTTLPTSVFFNTDENTREFGRAALAAYIDGFDGRLMRSMKSILGSPLAENSTDLGDGSAIKYTDVIAIFVDHLKRSAEKTTGAPISRAVLGRPVFFVDDDPRADQMAQQQLEAAARSVGLREIHFQYEPIAAAFDYESHLTEEGLVLVADIGGGTSDFSLVRVGPQRMTRVERKDDVLAHHGVHVAGTDFDRRVELVTILRELGYQALDPEGREIPNRVYFDLATWHLINTVYAPKRVSELSLMRHLFTEVKHHDRLMRVVEQRFGHALAAHAEEAKIGVAAGGETVIDLDEVEDDLRLAFDEAQLIKAGQDETQRIVQAARDTVQAAGIATRDVDAIYFTGGSTGLAFLSGALAAAFPDAKPVFGDRLASVATGLGIHARRLFG from the coding sequence ATGAACTATTGCGCGATTGACTTCGGTACTTCCAACTCGGCCGTTGCCGTTCCTGACGGCGGCGCGCTCAGGCTTGCGCCGGTCGAGGGCGCCTATACGACGCTGCCCACTTCGGTGTTTTTCAACACCGATGAAAACACCCGCGAGTTCGGGCGGGCGGCGCTGGCCGCCTACATCGACGGTTTCGACGGCCGGTTGATGCGTTCCATGAAAAGCATTCTCGGCTCGCCGCTCGCCGAGAATTCGACCGATCTCGGCGATGGCTCCGCGATCAAGTACACGGATGTGATCGCGATTTTCGTCGACCATCTGAAGCGCTCGGCCGAAAAGACCACCGGCGCTCCGATCAGCCGCGCCGTGCTGGGCCGCCCGGTATTTTTCGTCGACGACGATCCGCGCGCCGACCAGATGGCGCAGCAGCAGCTCGAAGCGGCCGCGCGTTCGGTCGGTTTGCGCGAGATCCACTTCCAGTATGAGCCGATCGCGGCCGCGTTCGACTACGAGTCGCATCTGACGGAAGAGGGGCTCGTGCTGGTGGCCGACATTGGCGGCGGTACGTCGGACTTCTCGCTGGTACGCGTCGGTCCGCAGCGCATGACCCGCGTGGAGCGCAAAGACGACGTGCTCGCGCACCACGGCGTGCACGTCGCGGGGACGGACTTCGACCGCCGCGTCGAACTGGTGACGATTCTGCGCGAGCTCGGTTATCAGGCGCTCGATCCGGAAGGCCGCGAGATCCCGAACCGGGTCTATTTCGACCTGGCGACCTGGCACCTGATCAACACCGTCTACGCACCGAAGCGCGTCAGCGAACTCTCGCTGATGCGGCACCTTTTCACCGAGGTCAAGCATCACGACCGTTTGATGCGCGTGGTGGAACAACGCTTCGGCCACGCGCTGGCGGCGCACGCGGAAGAAGCCAAGATCGGCGTGGCGGCGGGCGGCGAGACCGTAATCGATCTGGACGAAGTGGAAGACGATCTGCGCCTCGCGTTCGACGAAGCACAACTGATCAAAGCCGGCCAGGACGAAACGCAGCGCATCGTGCAGGCGGCGCGCGACACGGTGCAGGCCGCCGGCATTGCGACGCGCGACGTCGACGCGATTTACTTCACCGGCGGTTCGACGGGCTTGGCGTTTCTATCGGGCGCATTGGCGGCGGCATTTCCCGACGCTAAGCCGGTATTCGGCGATCGTCTCGCCAGTGTCGCGACAGGTCTCGGTATTCACGCGCGACGTCTCTTCGGATAA
- a CDS encoding cold-shock protein — METGTVKWFNDAKGFGFITPDGGGEDLFAHFSEIRTEGFKTLQENQKVTFEVKTGPKGKQAADIKPA; from the coding sequence ATGGAAACCGGTACCGTCAAGTGGTTCAATGACGCAAAGGGCTTTGGCTTCATCACGCCGGACGGCGGTGGCGAAGATCTGTTCGCGCATTTCTCGGAAATCCGCACGGAAGGCTTCAAGACGCTGCAAGAAAACCAAAAGGTTACGTTTGAAGTGAAGACGGGCCCGAAGGGCAAGCAAGCTGCCGACATCAAGCCGGCGTAA
- a CDS encoding nitroreductase family protein translates to MANKPAPTEVAIHELIAGRWSPRAYSSEPVSREHLHAVLEAARWAPSSYNAQPWRFLVFDRSVDEVSFKKAFATLVPFNQGWNAPAPVLIAVTTHTLTNKGEVNRCAPYDAGAAAMALVLQAHALGLAAHQMSGFDPSAFRTAFELPNDVDVIAIISLGHYGEVDKLDPVLREREKSVRQRLPLADIAYGGAWKKAF, encoded by the coding sequence ATGGCCAACAAACCCGCCCCTACCGAAGTTGCCATCCACGAGCTGATTGCAGGCCGCTGGAGCCCGCGCGCGTATTCGAGCGAGCCGGTGAGCCGCGAGCATCTGCACGCCGTGCTGGAGGCGGCTCGCTGGGCCCCTTCGTCGTATAACGCACAACCGTGGCGTTTTCTCGTCTTCGATCGCAGCGTCGACGAAGTCTCGTTCAAGAAGGCTTTCGCCACGCTGGTGCCGTTCAACCAGGGCTGGAATGCGCCGGCGCCGGTGCTGATCGCGGTGACCACGCACACGCTGACCAACAAGGGCGAAGTGAATCGCTGCGCGCCGTACGACGCGGGCGCGGCCGCCATGGCGCTGGTGTTGCAGGCGCATGCGCTCGGCCTCGCCGCGCATCAGATGAGCGGTTTCGATCCGAGCGCGTTCCGTACGGCATTCGAATTGCCGAACGACGTCGACGTGATCGCGATCATTTCGCTCGGCCATTACGGTGAAGTCGACAAGCTCGACCCGGTGCTGCGCGAACGCGAAAAGTCGGTGCGTCAGCGCTTGCCGTTGGCGGATATCGCCTATGGCGGCGCGTGGAAGAAGGCGTTCTGA